The following coding sequences lie in one Candidatus Planktophila sulfonica genomic window:
- a CDS encoding F0F1 ATP synthase subunit delta produces the protein MRIHLGGSSRQSLVAARAKLDAAVKGATAASATELSSQLFFAADVLSKNTSIRRAFADPSRDAASKGALVKDLFGKTLAATALEILTDVSTLRWSSAGDLVHVLEQLAIEAEASSANINNELDRVEDELFETSQLVVDNFELRKALVGAGTPEAKAALITEVLSKKASASTVKLAVALVGSLRGRSIEAAFADYLFGLANRRNRLIAVIRVASEITDAQKSRLATAIEKQVGQPIRVNIEVEPTLLGGVSVKFADELVDGSVSNRLASAGRALAGNK, from the coding sequence ATGAGAATCCATCTCGGAGGCAGTAGCCGTCAGTCACTCGTGGCTGCACGCGCGAAGCTCGATGCTGCCGTAAAGGGCGCAACCGCTGCATCTGCAACTGAGCTCTCATCTCAACTCTTCTTCGCAGCAGACGTTCTTTCAAAGAACACTTCAATCCGCCGCGCCTTTGCCGATCCTTCACGCGATGCAGCCTCAAAGGGCGCACTCGTTAAGGATCTCTTCGGAAAGACTCTCGCAGCTACAGCGCTAGAAATACTCACAGATGTCTCAACACTTCGTTGGTCATCTGCAGGAGACCTAGTCCATGTGCTCGAGCAGCTGGCGATCGAAGCTGAAGCATCTTCTGCAAATATCAACAATGAACTCGATCGCGTAGAAGATGAACTCTTCGAAACATCACAGCTCGTTGTCGATAACTTTGAATTACGTAAAGCACTTGTCGGAGCCGGTACACCAGAGGCTAAAGCAGCTCTCATTACCGAAGTTCTTTCAAAGAAGGCATCTGCATCAACTGTGAAGCTTGCAGTTGCTCTCGTCGGAAGCCTTCGCGGACGTAGCATTGAAGCGGCATTTGCTGACTATCTCTTTGGTCTAGCTAACCGTCGCAATCGTTTAATCGCGGTAATTCGCGTGGCATCAGAAATTACAGATGCTCAGAAGTCTCGTCTTGCAACTGCGATTGAAAAGCAGGTTGGTCAGCCAATCCGCGTCAATATCGAAGTTGAGCCAACGCTCCTCGGTGGAGTTTCGGTCAAGTTTGCAGATGAACTCGTAGATGGAAGCGTTTCAAATCGACTTGCAAGTGCCGGACGCGCACTTGCTGGAAACAAATAA
- the atpA gene encoding F0F1 ATP synthase subunit alpha — MAELKIQPNEIRDALANFVKSYDPGTAARDEVGTVSQAGDGIARVEGLPSTMANELLQFENGTLGLALNLDVREIGVVILGDYAGIEEGTSVRRTGEVLSVPVGDGFLGRVVDPLGRPIDGKGDITPDARRALELQAPSVVQRQPVKEPMATGIKAIDAMTAIGRGQRQLIIGDRQTGKTAVAIDTIINQRENWLSGDKKKQVKCIYVAIGQKGSTIASVKGALEEAGAMEYTTIVASPASDPAGFKYLAPYTGSAIGQHWMYNGEHVLIVFDDLSKQAEAYRSVSLLLRRPPGREAYPGDVFYLHSRLLERCAKLSDELGGGSMTGLPIIETKGNDVSAFIPTNVISITDGQCFLETDLFNAGVRPAINVGISVSRVGSSAQTKAMKKIAGRLRLDLAQYRELEAFAAFGSDLDAASKAQLERGARMVELLKQGQYSPYSVERQVVSIWAGTTGKLDDVAVADIRRFESELLDFIARERKDIFTVISETKQLEDDTVAKMETAVADFKKQFKPSVAAAVNEAPAQALEGEGAEAITKHVPPAVKK, encoded by the coding sequence ATGGCAGAGCTCAAGATCCAACCGAATGAAATTCGGGATGCCTTAGCGAACTTCGTTAAGTCATACGATCCAGGCACAGCGGCTCGTGATGAAGTCGGAACAGTTAGCCAGGCAGGCGATGGAATCGCTCGCGTTGAAGGTCTTCCTTCAACAATGGCAAACGAACTTCTTCAGTTCGAGAACGGAACACTAGGTCTTGCACTCAACCTCGACGTGCGCGAAATCGGTGTTGTTATCTTGGGCGATTACGCAGGCATTGAAGAAGGAACATCTGTACGTCGTACAGGTGAAGTTCTCTCAGTTCCTGTCGGCGACGGATTCCTCGGTCGCGTTGTTGACCCACTTGGTCGACCAATCGATGGCAAGGGCGACATCACCCCAGATGCACGTCGTGCTCTAGAACTTCAGGCTCCTTCAGTAGTACAGCGTCAACCTGTTAAGGAACCAATGGCTACAGGTATCAAGGCAATCGATGCGATGACAGCGATCGGTCGCGGTCAGCGTCAGTTGATCATTGGTGACCGTCAGACTGGTAAGACAGCAGTTGCTATCGACACAATTATTAACCAGCGCGAAAACTGGCTATCAGGCGATAAGAAGAAGCAGGTTAAGTGCATCTACGTCGCTATTGGTCAGAAGGGTTCAACAATCGCATCTGTTAAGGGTGCTCTTGAAGAAGCTGGCGCAATGGAATACACAACAATCGTTGCATCTCCTGCATCAGATCCAGCAGGCTTTAAGTACCTCGCTCCATACACCGGTTCTGCAATTGGTCAGCACTGGATGTACAACGGCGAGCACGTTCTTATCGTCTTTGATGATCTCTCGAAGCAGGCTGAGGCATACCGTTCAGTCTCACTTCTTCTTCGTCGTCCACCAGGCCGCGAAGCGTACCCAGGAGACGTTTTCTACTTACACTCACGTCTTCTCGAGCGCTGCGCAAAGCTCTCTGATGAATTGGGCGGCGGTTCAATGACGGGCTTGCCAATCATTGAAACAAAGGGAAATGACGTTTCAGCGTTTATTCCTACAAACGTAATTTCAATTACTGACGGTCAGTGCTTCCTTGAAACAGATCTCTTTAACGCAGGCGTTCGCCCAGCAATTAACGTAGGTATCTCTGTTTCACGTGTTGGTAGCTCTGCGCAGACAAAGGCGATGAAGAAGATTGCAGGACGTCTTCGTCTTGACCTCGCTCAGTACCGCGAACTCGAAGCATTCGCTGCTTTCGGTTCAGATCTTGATGCTGCATCAAAGGCTCAGCTCGAGCGCGGTGCGCGAATGGTTGAACTCCTTAAGCAGGGTCAGTACTCACCTTATTCAGTAGAACGTCAGGTTGTTTCAATCTGGGCAGGTACAACAGGCAAGCTCGATGATGTTGCTGTTGCTGATATCCGCCGCTTCGAATCTGAACTTCTCGACTTCATTGCTCGCGAACGTAAGGACATCTTCACAGTGATCTCAGAGACTAAGCAGCTCGAAGATGACACTGTTGCAAAGATGGAGACAGCAGTTGCTGACTTCAAGAAGCAGTTCAAGCCATCTGTTGCTGCAGCTGTTAACGAGGCGCCTGCACAGGCTCTCGAAGGCGAAGGCGCAGAAGCAATTACAAAGCACGTCCCACCGGCGGTGAAGAAGTAA
- a CDS encoding F0F1 ATP synthase subunit gamma gives MGAQLRIYRRRMRSVKATKKITKAMELISASRIVKAQQRVSASTPYANELTRAVSAVASYSSTNHPLTTAHDNPRRAAILIISADRGMAGAYSTNAIKEGEKLAALLRERGLQVSNFLVGRKAVNYYKFRNREMAGTWTGFSDNPTYENAKEIADALLSAFLADSTEANGVDEIHIIFTQFKSMLTQEATAKRMIPLEVVESSAPVPTGLLPMYEFEPNAGEVLNALLPRYIEARIFNAMLQSAASEHAARRRAMKSATDNAEDLIKSLTRLANAARQAEITQEISEIVGGADALASASAGSE, from the coding sequence ATGGGTGCTCAACTTCGCATATATCGCCGACGGATGCGTTCCGTTAAAGCGACTAAAAAGATTACGAAAGCTATGGAGTTAATCTCTGCTTCTCGTATCGTTAAGGCGCAGCAACGTGTTTCAGCATCGACTCCTTATGCAAATGAGTTAACACGTGCGGTATCTGCAGTTGCTTCATACTCTTCAACAAATCATCCGTTGACTACAGCACACGACAACCCACGTCGCGCAGCGATTTTGATCATCTCTGCAGACCGCGGTATGGCTGGCGCTTACTCAACTAACGCGATTAAGGAAGGCGAGAAGCTCGCTGCCCTACTTCGTGAACGTGGTTTGCAGGTCTCTAACTTCCTCGTGGGCCGCAAGGCAGTGAACTACTACAAGTTCCGTAACCGCGAGATGGCTGGAACATGGACAGGTTTCTCAGATAACCCAACATATGAAAACGCAAAGGAAATTGCAGATGCACTTCTGTCAGCATTCCTTGCAGATTCAACTGAGGCAAATGGCGTCGATGAAATTCACATCATCTTTACGCAATTTAAATCAATGTTGACTCAGGAAGCCACAGCTAAGCGCATGATCCCTCTCGAAGTTGTCGAGTCATCTGCGCCAGTTCCAACAGGCTTGCTTCCAATGTATGAATTCGAGCCAAATGCAGGAGAAGTTCTTAACGCTCTTCTTCCTCGTTATATCGAAGCACGTATCTTTAACGCGATGTTGCAATCTGCAGCTTCAGAGCATGCAGCTCGTCGTCGCGCTATGAAATCAGCAACTGACAATGCTGAGGATCTCATCAAGTCGCTCACACGACTTGCGAACGCTGCCCGTCAGGCAGAAATTACCCAGGAAATCAGTGAAATTGTTGGCGGCGCAGATGCGTTGGCCTCAGCTAGTGCAGGGAGTGAATGA